A genomic window from Methanobrevibacter sp. TLL-48-HuF1 includes:
- a CDS encoding MJ0307 family thioredoxin encodes MVVKVEVFTSDSCPHCPAAVSVANEAKEVLGDAADIIVCNIASEENRQKAISLGIMAVPTIAINDEVAFVGAPALDELVNKVKSLI; translated from the coding sequence ATGGTAGTGAAAGTAGAAGTATTTACATCTGATAGCTGTCCTCACTGTCCTGCTGCAGTTAGTGTTGCTAATGAAGCAAAAGAAGTTTTAGGTGATGCTGCAGATATTATTGTTTGTAATATTGCTTCAGAAGAAAATAGGCAAAAAGCAATTAGCCTTGGAATTATGGCTGTTCCTACAATAGCTATTAATGATGAAGTGGCATTTGTTGGTGCACCTGCTTTAGATGAACTTGTTAATAAAGTTAAATCTTTGATTTAA
- the cbiD gene encoding cobalt-precorrin-5B (C(1))-methyltransferase CbiD, with protein sequence MTNENYTGVTTGTIATACSLAALESILNTSDIDCVKVKTPKKTLDIIIDECKKLSHSSACAVAHKNPYNDPDVTVGLSIVATVELLDKTSGEDSVIITGGEGVGKITKPGLQIPVGEYAINPVPRRMIKKNLEKILPDDKVAKVTISIPEGRKIAKKTMNPKLGIVDGISVIGTTGIARSMSSEAYKNSIVTQIDVALALDLDNLVFVPGNIGEKLALKQLNITKQHIIQTGNYIGFMFEEAKKRGIDEFTFFGHIGKLIKVAGGIFNTKHAVADGRKEIMITHAGICGADTSTLKKLYYSKTTEDMLDILDEKDLHLDVCNSIALAIKERCMQRFELDLNVILVDMEGNYLNDNFERFLL encoded by the coding sequence ATGACAAATGAGAATTATACTGGAGTTACTACTGGAACTATAGCTACTGCCTGTTCTCTTGCAGCTTTAGAATCTATTTTAAATACTTCAGATATTGATTGTGTTAAAGTCAAAACACCTAAAAAAACTTTAGACATTATAATTGATGAGTGTAAAAAATTATCTCATTCTTCTGCTTGTGCTGTAGCTCATAAGAATCCTTATAATGATCCTGATGTTACTGTAGGATTATCTATTGTTGCTACTGTTGAATTATTGGATAAAACCAGTGGTGAAGATAGTGTCATAATAACTGGTGGTGAGGGTGTTGGCAAAATAACAAAACCTGGCCTTCAAATTCCGGTGGGGGAATATGCAATAAATCCTGTTCCCCGTAGGATGATTAAAAAAAATTTGGAAAAAATTTTGCCTGATGATAAAGTAGCTAAAGTAACAATTTCAATTCCTGAAGGTCGAAAGATAGCTAAAAAAACAATGAATCCTAAATTAGGTATTGTTGATGGAATATCTGTTATCGGAACTACTGGAATAGCCAGGTCAATGTCTAGTGAAGCATATAAAAATTCTATTGTTACTCAAATAGATGTGGCATTGGCTTTGGATTTAGATAATCTGGTTTTTGTTCCAGGAAACATTGGTGAAAAATTAGCTTTAAAACAGTTAAATATTACAAAACAGCATATTATTCAGACTGGTAATTATATTGGCTTCATGTTTGAAGAAGCTAAAAAAAGAGGAATTGATGAATTTACTTTCTTTGGACACATCGGAAAATTAATTAAGGTCGCTGGTGGAATTTTCAATACTAAACATGCAGTTGCGGATGGTAGGAAAGAAATAATGATTACTCATGCAGGTATTTGCGGTGCAGATACATCAACACTTAAGAAACTGTATTATTCTAAAACAACAGAAGACATGTTGGATATCCTGGATGAAAAAGATTTGCATTTGGATGTGTGTAATAGTATTGCATTAGCTATCAAAGAGCGATGTATGCAGAGATTTGAATTGGATTTAAATGTTATTTTGGTTGATATGGAAGGTAACTATTTAAATGATAATTTTGAAAGGTTTTTATTATGA
- a CDS encoding glycosyltransferase family 4 protein has product MKIAMVGQFPPHIGGVGVHIHTLSKELVKQGHEVYVITYPHKDIKDIDGIHVIGTKGVNIPGIRGLMFKINAKKALEKLLKEVDIDIIHGHYLFPAGAASVEVGKKHNIKTYITAHGSDMFEMYKKQFFMRPIIKNVLKKADVVFAVSNALKDEILATEVPGIENKTRLYWNSVDIAKFNNDGNTSFKSDFKNNKPVVLFVGNIIKRKNVDSLLEAKKIAKSDYNLVVVGDGPLLKQLKDKAEKENISDVYFTGARKDVEKIIPSADVLVLPSFSESFGLVLIEALACGKPVVGSDVGGIKEIITPEVGLLIDPNSPETIADAVDKIILNEEFRSNLASNARNRAKIFSKVEIPYDEVK; this is encoded by the coding sequence ATGAAAATAGCAATGGTTGGTCAGTTTCCACCTCATATAGGTGGCGTAGGGGTTCATATTCATACTTTATCCAAGGAACTTGTAAAACAGGGGCATGAAGTTTATGTAATAACTTATCCCCATAAGGATATTAAGGATATTGATGGCATTCATGTAATCGGAACCAAAGGAGTTAATATTCCCGGAATTCGGGGATTGATGTTTAAGATAAATGCAAAAAAGGCATTGGAAAAATTATTGAAAGAAGTTGATATTGACATTATTCATGGCCATTATCTGTTTCCGGCAGGCGCAGCCAGTGTTGAAGTTGGAAAAAAACATAATATTAAAACATACATAACTGCACATGGTTCTGACATGTTTGAAATGTATAAAAAACAATTTTTCATGAGACCTATTATTAAAAATGTATTAAAAAAGGCAGATGTTGTTTTTGCAGTAAGTAATGCTTTGAAAGATGAAATATTAGCTACTGAAGTTCCTGGAATTGAAAATAAAACAAGATTATATTGGAATTCTGTAGATATTGCCAAGTTTAATAATGATGGAAATACTTCATTCAAATCCGATTTTAAGAATAATAAACCTGTTGTTCTTTTTGTAGGTAATATTATCAAACGTAAAAATGTAGATTCTTTATTGGAAGCTAAAAAAATAGCCAAAAGTGATTATAATCTCGTTGTAGTAGGTGACGGTCCTCTTTTAAAACAGCTTAAAGATAAAGCAGAAAAAGAAAATATTTCTGATGTTTATTTTACAGGAGCTAGAAAAGATGTAGAAAAGATTATACCAAGTGCAGATGTGCTTGTGTTGCCGTCTTTTTCAGAAAGTTTTGGTTTAGTTTTAATTGAAGCTTTAGCTTGCGGCAAACCTGTTGTTGGAAGTGATGTTGGAGGAATTAAAGAAATCATAACTCCTGAAGTGGGGCTGTTGATTGACCCGAACAGTCCTGAAACTATAGCTGATGCTGTTGATAAAATAATTTTAAATGAGGAATTCAGAAGTAATTTAGCTTCAAATGCAAGAAACAGAGCTAAAATATTCAGTAAAGTTGAAATTCCTTATGATGAGGTTAAATAA
- a CDS encoding shikimate kinase has protein sequence MKKSVRSPGSATVINAIATGFGSAFGIDLDIKCSANTQNNSITCSNDVGAPTTLMEICAKKTFEKYEISPDDFGINIKTESELPMASGLSSSSALSNAVVSVTSKIIADEFNLKPLDDLEIINLAIDASLEAKVTITGSFDDATASYFGGVVVTDNKNREFIIKEEMDEYPVLVYMPNFGSKSGNSDVNRMKVLSPLVETAFELAKSKDYFKALNLNGLIYANTLGFDSNIAIDALEVGAIASGLSGTGSSFVAVCEDEAIDDVKETWSKYEGRIIETKVDNVGCSLI, from the coding sequence ATGAAAAAATCAGTAAGGTCTCCAGGTTCAGCAACAGTAATTAATGCAATAGCTACAGGCTTTGGTTCTGCTTTCGGTATTGATTTGGATATAAAATGCAGTGCCAATACTCAAAATAACTCCATAACCTGTTCTAATGATGTTGGAGCACCAACTACATTAATGGAAATCTGTGCTAAAAAAACTTTTGAAAAATATGAAATTTCTCCAGATGATTTTGGAATAAATATTAAAACAGAATCTGAATTGCCGATGGCATCAGGATTATCAAGCAGCAGTGCATTATCCAATGCTGTTGTAAGTGTAACTTCTAAAATTATTGCAGATGAATTTAATTTGAAGCCACTTGATGATTTGGAAATAATCAATTTAGCTATTGATGCATCCCTGGAGGCAAAAGTTACTATAACAGGATCATTTGATGATGCAACAGCTTCATATTTTGGAGGAGTTGTTGTTACAGATAATAAAAATAGAGAATTTATCATCAAAGAAGAAATGGATGAATATCCTGTTTTAGTTTATATGCCTAATTTTGGTTCCAAATCTGGAAATTCTGATGTTAACCGTATGAAAGTATTGTCTCCACTTGTTGAAACTGCTTTTGAATTGGCTAAATCCAAGGATTATTTTAAAGCACTTAATTTAAATGGTTTGATTTATGCAAATACATTAGGTTTCGATTCCAATATAGCTATTGATGCTCTGGAAGTTGGAGCAATAGCTTCAGGATTATCTGGAACAGGTTCTTCATTTGTAGCTGTCTGCGAAGATGAAGCAATTGATGATGTTAAAGAAACCTGGTCTAAATATGAAGGAAGGATTATTGAAACTAAAGTGGATAATGTCGGTTGCAGTTTAATTTAG
- a CDS encoding chorismate mutase, producing MKNNYKLKSFKDKKDAEKVLLDSRKRIDEIDNEIFDLICQRTSFAMDIALAKDYIGMPVYDKKREDSIHKKIEKLSEKNHIDVDISNQIMDMLTTLSKNEQKEILRRNVNG from the coding sequence TTGAAAAATAATTACAAGCTAAAATCTTTTAAAGATAAAAAAGATGCCGAGAAAGTGCTTTTAGACTCTAGAAAACGCATTGATGAAATTGATAATGAAATTTTTGATTTAATTTGTCAGAGAACTTCATTTGCTATGGATATAGCCCTTGCAAAGGACTATATTGGTATGCCTGTATATGATAAGAAAAGAGAGGATTCAATTCATAAAAAAATTGAGAAGTTATCTGAAAAAAACCATATTGATGTTGATATTAGTAATCAAATCATGGATATGCTAACTACATTAAGTAAAAATGAGCAAAAAGAAATTTTAAGGAGGAATGTTAATGGGTAA
- a CDS encoding 30S ribosomal protein S17e, with protein sequence MGNIRTSFVKRLAKELIETHKGVFTTDFDQNKKLVMEYSTVSTKHLRNKIAGYVTRLVRLEQTQE encoded by the coding sequence ATGGGTAATATTAGAACTTCATTTGTTAAACGTTTAGCAAAAGAACTTATAGAAACTCACAAAGGTGTTTTCACTACTGATTTTGATCAAAATAAAAAATTAGTTATGGAATATTCTACTGTAAGTACTAAACATTTAAGAAATAAAATCGCAGGATATGTTACAAGACTTGTGAGATTAGAACAAACTCAAGAATAA
- a CDS encoding aspartate kinase: protein MDLIVAKFGGTSVGDGSRIRKAAQSVVNEYMKGNQLVVVVSAVNNSTDELIELSTEAIGGGLTDKQKAEIMAMGELTSSRLFAAAIESLGVKAEFIDPYNDKWPVITDSNSLNAKIDFATTDKKCDGIKDLISQGIIPVICGFLGKGPSGEITTIGRGGSDVTAFLLGHCLGANDVVIVTDVDGVMSTDPNKIEEAELLDEISVEEMRDLATHGAQVLHPHALKYKDPLISAKIINFNNGDLSAKGTKITGPFEGDMLKTVSLYKNPISVIAIVGEEMLKKVGLLANLTSCLAENKINIFGISAGQNSITTFVEKKDSDKAYHLLHSWVIDEDVLSSLSLGDDTAMITVVSPEFIDEPGIISNITNPLRKNNINIVEISSSQTAVVLFVDWKDGEKALELIKEVLK, encoded by the coding sequence ATGGATTTGATAGTAGCAAAATTCGGAGGTACATCGGTTGGAGATGGCTCCAGAATTAGAAAAGCAGCGCAATCTGTGGTAAATGAATATATGAAAGGCAATCAATTAGTTGTAGTTGTTTCTGCAGTTAATAATTCAACTGATGAGTTAATTGAATTGTCTACTGAAGCTATTGGTGGAGGTTTAACTGATAAGCAAAAGGCAGAAATAATGGCTATGGGTGAATTAACTAGCTCAAGATTATTTGCTGCAGCTATTGAATCTTTAGGTGTGAAGGCAGAATTTATTGATCCATACAATGATAAATGGCCGGTTATAACAGATTCTAATTCACTCAATGCCAAAATTGATTTTGCAACAACTGATAAAAAATGTGATGGAATAAAAGATCTTATTAGTCAAGGTATTATCCCAGTTATTTGCGGATTTTTAGGAAAAGGCCCTAGTGGTGAAATTACAACTATTGGGAGAGGTGGAAGTGATGTAACTGCATTTTTACTTGGCCATTGTTTAGGTGCTAATGATGTAGTTATTGTTACTGATGTTGATGGAGTAATGTCAACTGACCCCAATAAAATAGAAGAAGCTGAATTATTAGATGAAATTTCTGTTGAAGAAATGAGAGATTTAGCTACTCATGGAGCACAGGTTTTACATCCTCATGCTCTAAAATATAAAGACCCATTGATAAGTGCAAAAATTATCAACTTCAATAATGGTGATTTAAGTGCTAAAGGTACAAAAATAACTGGTCCTTTTGAAGGAGACATGTTAAAGACAGTATCTTTATATAAAAATCCTATTTCTGTCATTGCTATTGTTGGAGAGGAAATGCTTAAGAAAGTGGGACTTTTAGCAAATTTAACTTCATGCCTTGCAGAAAATAAAATTAATATATTTGGCATTTCAGCAGGTCAGAATTCTATAACAACCTTTGTAGAAAAAAAGGATTCTGATAAAGCATATCATTTATTGCACAGTTGGGTAATTGATGAAGATGTTTTAAGTTCATTATCTCTTGGTGATGATACAGCTATGATTACTGTAGTTAGTCCTGAGTTTATTGATGAACCGGGCATCATTTCTAATATTACAAACCCGCTTAGGAAAAACAATATCAACATTGTTGAGATATCTTCTTCTCAAACTGCTGTGGTATTATTTGTCGATTGGAAAGATGGTGAAAAAGCACTTGAATTAATTAAAGAGGTTTTAAAATGA
- the dapA gene encoding 4-hydroxy-tetrahydrodipicolinate synthase: MNFEGTYVAMITPFTDDGKIDEEGFRSNINYLIDKGVTGLVGAGTSGESATLTHDEHRKVVEILIDEVDGRVETVAGSGSNSTHEAIELTKSAEELGADAALVITPYYNKPQQHALIKHYQAISDVTDIPIIAYNVPSRTGVDISVETIVELAKIDGIDAVKEASGSIDKVSKLYKALTKEGLEEDFNILSGEDGLTLPIMALGGTGVISASANVDPKRMVLMVDSILNDDYTRAQELHYEMINVIDALFIESNPVPAKTAMNIMGLPAGPLRAPLADMKDENVEILKKALKEADLI, from the coding sequence ATGAATTTTGAAGGAACATATGTTGCAATGATAACTCCATTTACTGATGATGGGAAAATTGATGAAGAAGGATTTAGGTCCAATATTAATTATTTGATTGATAAAGGTGTAACTGGTTTGGTTGGTGCCGGAACTTCTGGTGAATCAGCTACATTAACTCATGATGAACACAGAAAAGTAGTAGAAATTTTAATTGATGAAGTTGACGGCAGAGTTGAAACAGTAGCAGGATCAGGCAGTAATTCTACACATGAAGCTATTGAATTAACTAAATCTGCAGAAGAATTAGGTGCTGATGCTGCTTTAGTAATCACCCCTTATTATAATAAACCACAACAGCATGCATTGATTAAACATTATCAGGCTATTAGTGATGTAACTGATATTCCGATTATAGCATATAATGTTCCGTCACGTACTGGTGTGGACATAAGTGTTGAAACTATTGTGGAATTAGCTAAAATTGATGGTATTGATGCAGTTAAAGAAGCTAGTGGAAGCATAGATAAAGTATCTAAACTTTATAAAGCTTTAACAAAAGAAGGTCTTGAAGAAGATTTCAATATATTGTCTGGTGAAGACGGTTTAACTTTACCTATTATGGCTTTGGGAGGAACTGGTGTAATTAGTGCATCAGCTAATGTGGATCCTAAAAGGATGGTTTTAATGGTTGACAGTATATTGAATGATGATTATACCAGAGCTCAAGAGCTTCATTACGAAATGATTAATGTAATTGATGCTCTTTTCATTGAAAGTAATCCAGTACCTGCAAAAACAGCAATGAATATAATGGGTCTTCCTGCAGGACCTCTTAGGGCACCATTAGCAGATATGAAAGATGAAAATGTTGAAATTCTCAAAAAAGCTTTAAAAGAAGCAGATTTAATTTAA